The genomic segment ACATCACTGTatcaggaggtgtgtgtgggtacctCTCTTCCAATGACTTTGATCCACACTTGTTCTCCCATCTCCACGATCTCTGAAGCGTTCTCGACCCGTGAGGCCGACATCTCACTCACGTGTACGAGGCCTGttgtcatagagagagagggttgaggCGCGTTAATGTACTTTCGTATTTTGTAATGTACTACAAACTTGAGCTCAACTcttacaaactcacacactcagtTACCTTCCTTTCTGTATCCGGGGAGGCGGACGAACGCTCCATACGTTTGCACAGAGACCACTTCCCCCTTAGCGATGCTGTACATGGGAGGGAGACCATCAAGCCCTGCTGGCTCAGGCGGGGGTCCATCCGAATCCGACATGGTTAATACTGCAGCGGAATTGTGGAAGGGAAAAAACAAAGTGGATCACAGTGGAATGACGGACAAGGAATAACTAATGTGTTGTTCACCTTAAAGGTGAAGATCCCGATAATGTAACTATATGTTTTGCCAAAGTGTTAGTACATATCATTAAACATTTTAGCCAGAGTAAAATCTCAATGGAATTGAATGGAAAGGTGTGTAAAAACAATTTGTATGGAATGGATAATTGTGTGTTTTACTGCAATACTGAAGAACTAGTATAAAGTCGGTTTGTTGTAGGCACAATTTGATCTATGCAGATGTAATAGTGGTTTGTACAAGGTTTGTTTACGGGCTGCCCCCTTCCCCGGTGTGCGCTGTTCACTGTGTGGGGACCATGCTAGTGGGCTAAGCTCATTGGATACAATAGCTAACGTTGGCTAAACAAGTTTTACCCAAAAAATGCAAACAGGCGGAAATACCCAATTGAAAAGGACTTAACACAATGGCGTAATCAATTAGTTGTGCTTATTTATATCGAGGGCAAATCATTTCAACAATACTTATTATTACCTATCGTGTTTGCAGGAGAGTCGATTCAGTAATACATCCGGTGCGCAAGAGTTTGTCAACATGCACCCCAGCCAATCAACGCGGTCAGCGCCAACACCAGCCAATCGGGACGTTCGCCACTAACGGAAGTACTAGGCCGACGCGTAGAGAAGCCATTGTTAGCATAACGTTGGTATTCGAAAGTGTTCATTCATTTGCGGAATTTATACAAGTTTAAATCAACGTTTCATAAAGTAGCGAGGATGATCGAGCAGAAAAAGAGAGCGGCCGACATGGCTGTGGTCGCCACCGGTGTGAAGCGGCCCCGCACGGAGCTGATCGCTGCGGCTCAGTCGCAACAACTCGTGGCCATGGTATGGAAAGTCAAAGTCTGCTAACAAAATGTGTGGTTTTAGTTGCAAATGCTCTAAAGAGCTGCAAAACAGCCATTTCAGTTTCGAATGCACTAAAATACTTGACTGCAAAGTATAACCGCGCTCTCTTTCAATCTCAACGCTGTACTACTGTCCATTGTATTCTGATGTGTGTTGATTTTAATTGTCATACAAATCAGAATGCATCACCCTGTACTCTCTACGTGTCCTGTATCATCATTTAGTCCATTCAAAATCGGTGTTCCGAGGCATGCAGATTTCATAATGATTACGTATACGTTTATTAGCTGATATGGTCGTCTTTCTGCGTAGGGTCCACCGCGGAGTTCCAGCCTCCAGGCTCCCATCATGTTGATGTCTGGTCATGAAGGAGAGGTCTACTGTTGCAAGTTTCACCCCAACGGAGCCACACTGGCCTCCTCGGGATTTGACAGACTCATATGTACGTTTTTTAATCTGTAAAGTATTAGATTACTCTTCCGAGGCTGATCCTTCAAAAAGTTAGTATGCCTTCTTGGACATTCATTTCGGCAGATTAGATATGTAACCTTGGCTTTCTGTCTTACACCCCTTCCAGTGATGTGGAACGTTTATGGAGACTGCGATAACTTTGCTACTCTTAAGGGGCACAGTGGTGCAGTGATGGAGCTGCATTACAACACAGATGGCAGGTAAGAATCTCAAAATAACGAAAAACAACCTAGATTAACTAAAGAAATCTATCACGAAGGAAAACTGCAAAATGATAGAAATGTTGATGACAGAAGGCTGAAAATGAGCGGAACTTAGCGTGTTGAGTAGCTGTGCCACAACTGTAGAATCTAGTCTGGGTACAGTTGGTAGCTATTAATACATGAAAATGAATACATTAATAATACAAGATGATGGATCAAACGTTATTACCACATGAGGGCACTGTTGGAACCTCATACTACATGAGGATATAGGtcataaaacaacaaaataccAGGACAAAACGTGTACTGTAGTCCCAACTCGATATGAACAAGTAAGGAAgtttctgcctgtgtgtccaGCACGCTGTTCTCAGCCAGCACGGACAAGACGGTGGGCGTGTGGGACAGTGAGACAGGGGAGAGGCTGAAACGCCTGAAGGGCCACAGCTCCTTCGTCAACTCCTGCTACCCAGCCCGCCGCGGCCCCCAGCTGGTCTGCACCGGCAGTGACGACGGCACCGTCAAGGTACAGCCACAGGAGCCCGGCAACCAATCACAGTATCGCTTACTGTTACTTaagatgaaaaaatatatatacctatctTTAAGGTTGATTGTGGATGTGAGGTGGTGTGATCGTATTTGAACAGCGGTAAATGCAAGAATAATTGATGGTAAGAAAAATGTATGAAATGTTCTTGAAGCCTATATAAACCAAACTTTTGTTGTCGCTTTGATGTTTTGTGGCTGTGATAGTTATGGGACATACGCAAAAAGGGGGCGGTCCACACCTTCCAGAACACCTACCAGGTGCTGGCGGTCACCTTCAACGACACCAGCGATCAGATCCTGTCTGGAGGCATCGACAACGACATCAAGGTACGGCCTTCCAGCAATCGGAATGAAAATGCATCACATTCACATTAGATAAATTACTTGCATGCAGTATTTCGGTTTGCGTTGATGTGGCAGTATGAATCACTGATGATTACCAAGTGCTATTTTTATATTTGTGCGTTGTAGGGGTGCAACAgatcacaaaactcacggttcggatcgtgtcaGGGTTTTTGAGTCaagggtcggatcattttcggaacaacaataaagataacaagacaaatgtgactaaataaaatcttcaaatgtgtaaaaacaaaataaagtgtaaaattaggtaataatcctgcttcctttaaacatggtcaatatttaaaaaaattgcaatctgaggcattattccttatttttaacatggatagtaaataatccctaaccctggatgtctgcattgcctggggagagtttagagtctactctcccaaggcaatgcagacatcctcatcttcttttttttcatcaagtatggtagcgaaatacagtttctgtcgtgctttatttggtattttgtatatccattgatttcggttggaagactcattgctcattgcaaggggggttggttgtagtcttttcgctcagttctagccctactgttgatacggagaaccgagcgaaaagactacacaACCGAACATTAACATgtccggtttccgtttcaatgggatttacggaacgccaaataaaacgcaacagaaactgtatttcggtacgatacttgatgatgttgttaatacctaaattgtcctctaaacatgcgctgatcacgtgaacgcacaacttttttttttatcagccgatccgtggatcacttgcgtcccgaaccgtgagggttgatccgtacaGATCACGGTTAACCCGTGAACAGTTGCCCCACTAGTGCGTTGGATTTTCAACCAAATGCCTACAACATTGACATTGGTCATGAAACCCACAAGAACTTGGGGGTGACTTCCATAAAGCAAACAACAAATTTTACGTTTTTGCAGGGAGAACTTTATGTGATTTGCTAAACATAAAGGTGGATGTTCCTTTGCGTTGTGCCGTGCAGGTGTGGGACCTCAGGCAGAACAAGCTCATCTACAGCATGCACGGTCACAGTGACTCCATCACCGGCCTCAGCCTCAGTTCAGAGGGCTCGTACCTGCTCTCCAACTCCATGGATAACACGGGTAGGGGAGTCTGCCTTGTAGGAGCACTTTAATGAGGCATGTTGTTTAGGAAACCCGCCACACTGGTGTTGTACTATAAGTGCCCTTGAAGCTTAACACTCTTGGAAGCGGACATCAAAGTCAACTGCCAGTACAGACTGAGATCCACAAACAAAAACCGTTGTGTTGTACTATGTGTACAAGAAAATGAACCCTATCTTGGACGAAGACATCCTAATCGGTTCAGCCCGAGTTCAACATTTCTACATACACCGGGGTGTTATATTTAAGTGTCTGGGAAGCGTAACGCACTCAGACGAACCTGATATAGCCAGCGAAGGCAAACATGCTCAGTTTGTCCGTGTTATCTCCGTCATGTCCTACGATACGTACAGTGACCATGGTGACTGACAGAGATAACACCCGGACCAGAGTATACCACAAGGCCAGGTTGGCCTACCGACCGGGACACCATTGTACATTTATACACGGGGGTCGTACTCTGTATTCGATTAGATACTGTGTTCTCCAAGAGACAGGGTCGATACGTCACCGTCTGCAATCACATTCAGAAACACATGGTGCTGTGATTCCTGTGTAATCGCATTTCACCACATCAGATCCACTTGTAATGGCTGCCATTTCAAATGTTTATCATGTTGAATGTCTCTGTATAATCTACACTCCCCCTGACACTGGTTGGCACGGCGTTGTTAAAAAATACAAGACGTCAACATCAATTCCATGTTCGTTGGGCCAGAGAGTGTATTTTACTGAAGTTATGCTGTTATGCTTAATATAATCTATTGATCTCCATGTCCAGTGCGCATCTGGGACGTCAGGCCCTTCGCTCCCAAGGAGAGGTGTGTGAAGATCTTCCAGGGGAATGTCCACAACTTTGAGAAGGTAATTGGAGGGTACATCGCTGGTCGTATCTGCGTCAGCATGTACCACTACAGACAATAGAGTGACACCACATTTTGACCCCCAGCAGCCATTCGGCCACCTTAAATCAAAAGGCCAATTGGATAGATTTGCTAGTATAGATATATTATTGTGATAATGGTTTCCTACCCCAATGttactttccttttttttctttctttagagGATTGGTCAGGTTTTCTCAGACCCTGTTAATAGCTGTCATTGTCAATGTCCAGATTAAATCAGCCATGATCTTTGTTCCACTCCCCATTCCTCTCACGGTATACATGTTTTCCGAAATAAGGCAGTCCGGGATCAACATTATTTATACTCCAAACAAGCATTAAGAAACTCCCAAAgctatatttttgttttatgcaaAACAAGTTGGCGCCCATGAGCTGCCCTTGCTGTTTGtgctaacaaacaaacaaatctatACAGTCTGTGTTCACAGGCCACTGCGCATGCTCACAAACTTTAAGAGGAGATGAGGCGTAAATTAAAAGCCggccacacaccggcgccgaagcACAGCGGTGCGCATTTGATGCGCCTCAAAAGCCGCCCGTAGCATCAACAGGAAGTGGCGCGCTGCAGCACCGTTTTGAAAGAAGCAGATCAACAAACTTAGTCGGTATAGGCTACCATAACGTCATACCAGTTGTTTTATGACTACATATATGGCCCTGATGCCAATGATCCTCTGTGCTTACAATGATAGTCACATTCATTCATAGTTACTTTATGTACTGTCGGGCACTTTACCGTTTAgtcactttacacactttatttaCTTTCATTGCTCATTCCTTTTGCATTGTGGAATTATTTATCTAGGTAATCAACAATCTCCATGTGTACAGGACCTTGTATCAAGCCGGGATGTACCAAACagctttttcaggggcggtgATGCTAGGTAATAGGACAGTGGCGTGAAGCCTAGTTGGGCCGCGCACCTAGGCGGCGCCGGTGTGAGCTAGTACGCCCGGAATAATGGGGGTGTTCTTTTTGACTCGGCGCCGGTGTGAGTTGGGCTTAAGGGTTTTCAGCAAAGATAGTAGATGCATTTTAGGCAGTGTGATCGTTTAAGCATAAGCATTCACTTCTGCATCAAAATGAAGCGCTCAGTTACCAGTTGTATGTATGTACAACTGTCACTTTTCCCCACTAAGCCAGTCCAGTGCAACCACTGAGTCGTAGCAATATAAATTCCAGGTTTAGGTGTCTCTAACCGAGACAGGGCCGTTCATACGCACTTACAGCACTTACTTAAGTGCTGGATAAGCACTTACACTTACTTATCCAGCTATGGAAGCAAACTCCAACTGTGCTGTTTTGGAATAAACAAAAGCTGTGAGAGGCGGGAGTTGAACAAAATCATGGCTGATTTGTATCAACATAGACAACCTCAACAATTAACCTAGTGTCTTGGCAAAAACAGCCCATTAATTTTATCATATTTTGCTTTATTGTTACTGTGATATCACAATATTTTTTGGTTTATGTACCCACATTTATCAGTGTGCTTTGATGGCTGACTGTTTACTTTATTGTACCCTTAGTCAGTTACAATTCTCATTTGCCTTACATAATGTCTCCCCATCGCCCCTTTCCAACTAATGAACAACAACTCTGTGACTATATCTACAACTATTTTTGAGATGCTATGACAAGCTCCAGATGTTTCTGTGTTCTGGTTGCTTCAGGATACACCAGATATCTCCCCATGTGTTGGTGAAAAGTCCTATTAATTTCCGGTTATGATGGATTATCTTTCAGAACCTGCTGAGGTGCGCCTGGTCTACAGACGGCAGCAAGATAGCAGCCGGCTCGGCCGACAGGTGAGACGCTGCTCTATAGACGTGTACTCTGACTTCTCAATGAATTCATCATTATTTGCTGTGCTCTTTGCCGGTTACTAGGTTGACCAAACACCAATTATTTCAATTTGGTGATATGATTTTGGATAGTTCTTTGTCTTTCTTGTAAAAGGGGGAAATCTTGGTAGATATCATTGGTTAGGATGTGAGAATGATGACATCTTTTGGTGAAACTGTACAgtaatgtaatttttttttttttattgagcaTCCTGGTGTTGCTGCTTGTGTTCCCATTCAGAAACTCGTCTGCAGGGACTAGTGAATCAAACACACCAGTGTGATAGTGCCCACTCAGCCCTCTGCTGTGGGCTCCCTTCGTTCCTAACTGAGTcttgtttgtcttgttttactCCAGATTCAGTCTATCTTGcctttccatctctctttctctcgcgcGCTCTCCCTGTTTTCTCCACTTATTGTCGCTCTGGTCCTTATCATCTCATTGATAGTGTTTGACAAATACTACCCCCTCCAAATCAAATGCCACTCGCAAGATGACTATCTGTCCATGTCTTCTGGCTGCGGGGTGGGGAACTATCAGACAATGCTTGTATGTGATATTGGAAAGAACCTCCGTCCCCAATAGGGGTCTTTTTGGGTCATGATAGCTTCCATAGATGCAGACATGTATTTGTCATGGCAACGGACACAATATTCTGAAACGTAATAAAGTCCTCTTTAAATTAGTCTGTTAACCATGTGTTTGGCTCTTCCTTCTAGGTTTGTGTACGTCTGGGACACCACCTCCCGCAGGATCCTGTACAAGCTGCCCGGACACGCTGGCTCCGTCAACGAGGTGGCCTTCCACCCGGAGGAACCTATAGGTAAGACCAGCTGCACCTGAGatcaagatggccgctaggtggATAGGGCCCATGTGGCTAGACTAGCCCTATTTTCTATACATGGTGCTGCAGTTGGTAGGTATCTATGAATTGTTGGGTTAAAGTTGTAGTTCACATGCACGCATTCATATAAAATTGAAGGGAAATATATCGGTTggtataaaaaagaaaaggttaaCAAGTTCAAACACCGCAGTTAActatttgtttctctctctccacagtgcTTTCTGGTGCCAGCGATAAGCGGCTATACATGGGAGAAAttcaatagtgtgtgtgtgtgtgttttgtgtgtgtgtgtgtgtgtgtgtctgtatggggaTATGAGCGGGAATCCTCTTCTGGAATCGGGTAGCAGACATTCCAGAGTCTAGTAACAACCTCAGGACATGGATTTAAACTTTTTTATGTTCAGTTCAACAGCTTGGATATGTTTTTGCTTTTACTTTTTAATAAACTCACTCTTTAAAAGTGTTTTCGCCATCCTTCCTTTAAGCTGTGTATTGTGACTTTCATTTTAATGTGATTAGTCAGGGGCTCACACGTCATAGTCAAATAAAACCATTTTTGTTGGTACTAAAACGTCACCACGATCCTTGGCTGTATTTTTATATTAATGTATTTGGTCCAAGTGTAAAGCGTCTTTTGGACACGATGCAAATCAAgctatattattttaatataatataacatttcTGTTAAAGAAACCTTGGTTCACTAAATATAACTCTGGTATCCGATTTCACTGGTCATTGTATGAGATGAGTCATTTTATATCAGTGTTTAGTGATATTCTATGAGCCTATAGCTGAGTATGGCTATTTTCAATTCACGTCTTCAACAATCTGACAAAACTGCAAACTTTCACTCATGTAAATAATTAATGCATAAGAACAGCCTCAACCCCCCCGTTTGTATTCCCATTATTGAATGGGACATAAAAAATATGCTTAGGTCGGGACCAACCTGGTGGGGTGCGCATCGTTTGacaatattaataacaataGTAATTGTCTATAAACGTCCACGACGCCTGATTCTCGTCTTTGAACCTGGCTTCTTTTGTCTCCCAAAAATGCCTGGCGGTGATGCCGGGCGGCGCACGCACGATGGAGATATTACAAGGAGCTGCAGATTCAAGGCAGCTCCTCCGGGGGGTGGgagagcccccccaccccctctgttcgcctccagctcctcctgcgCCCGCCCCGGCACCGATTGTTGACAAAGACACCGCGAGACGGAGTGGAGAAGCGAAATCGGTCCAAAAAAGCGTCCGGTTCAGGGATCGATCCGTTGGACTCGACTTTAATCCGCAGATCGACCACATCTGACCAAAGACGGAATCGGGAATCCTCAGTTGTTTGGGTGAAACCGTGAGTCACAGCGAACTGCTTTGTGTCCGTAGCACATTTTACTTAGCCTAGCAGTACCTCTGTCGGGTCACTTcactcctccccacctcccccgtgTGATCCGTTATCATATGATGCTCATTTCTCCCTTCAGCCTGGAGCACATTAAGACAGCTTTAGGTCTTTctttgtgcctttgtgtgtgctcTTTCCTTGCGGTCCAATAGAAGGTGTGGTCAAGGTGATTCGGTAATCGATGGTGGTCGGACCGCAGACCTCGTCGTAAGAGGGCCCCCCGCTTCTCTCCTGCGTTTCCCTGTGTCTTGTGAAACCCTTGGCCGGCCGCAGCTCCTATTTACCGACCAGGCCAGGCGGCGGTCAAGATGGGTCAATCCGTCTGACTGAAAGTGCCACCAGTTCAGCGCTCcgagggaggaggaagcaggGAGAAGGTGTATTCGACGGGAATGGTGTGAGCTGAGACCGCCAGGCAGTCTGGATCTAACCGGGGACCCGTCTTTCTCGCGGAGCCTTCGCGGCCCCAAGCCCCGTCCTGAACCCTCCAAGATGGGGAAATGTGATGGGAGATGCACCCTCTTGGCTATATGTTCGCTGCAGTTGgtaagcgtttgtgtgtgcgcccgcACATGGTCGCGTGTGCATCTATACGTACAGTTGGTATGttgtacatactgtatgtgtcaATATGATTGTgcgtgtacagtgtgtgtgtgtgtgtgggtttctgtTTCTagaacacattgtgtgtgtgtttgcgggtacgttttgtgtgtgtgtgttggattctATGTATTTTGAAAGTGCTTTTCAACTCCCCCAATTTGAGGATATAATTAGCCCACTGTTTTACAGACCCTAGCATTGTAATCAGGCCATTTCGGAACAGCCCCTCTTCTAGGCCTTACAGTCACGGCTGAATTCTTTGAGGCGCAGCTGTCAGCGCGCGTGCCACATTATATTCATAAAACaagagtatctgtgtgtgtgatgaagatggaagaaagagagagacatgcagaaGACAGCCTTccatcagtttgtgtgtgtgtgtgtgtgtgtgtgtgtgtgtgtgtgtgtgtgtgtgtgtgtgtgtgtgtgtgtgtgtgtgtgtgtgtgtgtgtgtgtgtgtgtgtgtgtgtgtgtgtgtgt from the Gadus morhua chromosome 22, gadMor3.0, whole genome shotgun sequence genome contains:
- the snrnp40 gene encoding U5 small nuclear ribonucleoprotein 40 kDa protein, whose translation is MIEQKKRAADMAVVATGVKRPRTELIAAAQSQQLVAMGPPRSSSLQAPIMLMSGHEGEVYCCKFHPNGATLASSGFDRLILMWNVYGDCDNFATLKGHSGAVMELHYNTDGSTLFSASTDKTVGVWDSETGERLKRLKGHSSFVNSCYPARRGPQLVCTGSDDGTVKLWDIRKKGAVHTFQNTYQVLAVTFNDTSDQILSGGIDNDIKVWDLRQNKLIYSMHGHSDSITGLSLSSEGSYLLSNSMDNTVRIWDVRPFAPKERCVKIFQGNVHNFEKNLLRCAWSTDGSKIAAGSADRFVYVWDTTSRRILYKLPGHAGSVNEVAFHPEEPIVLSGASDKRLYMGEIQ